A portion of the Methanobacterium aggregans genome contains these proteins:
- a CDS encoding PD-(D/E)XK nuclease family protein: MTLSTRNKPYIIPEYSLTGDLLSYLTCGLQYRYQNKGTLPPSMPIQLWFGNFIHGVMEDAFLRWNEMDWKDFPWDWKTQIRDIELEIDKRMRSRGLQPPANLFCPFNEGDEGLGLCQDHDHPHKLAASIRAEAAINTWGPHLFPLIDDSEVKLKGIRDMPRYEKGASRSNYYGITGVIDVLSSVKIDEASDNNLIIRYLHNNPAFQYKLEKLEKPEYEIIVDYKGMKRPALASPSWDHHDWQVLTYSWLRSMQPESQPVLVGMLFYLNELSLFKEDLKELKKDVEEGKTDIKPYADDLENILKWNIHQKPPSLSDSLKKLRSVRIIPVDYDNQRRSLTEFDSVVADIEESVISEVNGRGIQASWKANPEKRTCDACDFRTFCRESKTGKVFPTVP, from the coding sequence ATGACCCTTTCAACCCGAAACAAACCATACATCATACCTGAATACAGTTTAACAGGTGACCTTCTCTCATACCTTACCTGCGGCCTGCAGTACCGCTACCAGAACAAGGGAACCCTGCCACCTTCCATGCCAATCCAGCTGTGGTTCGGTAACTTCATCCACGGGGTTATGGAGGACGCCTTTCTCAGGTGGAATGAGATGGACTGGAAGGACTTCCCATGGGACTGGAAGACCCAGATAAGGGATATTGAACTGGAAATTGATAAGAGAATGCGTTCAAGGGGGCTTCAACCACCTGCAAACCTCTTCTGCCCATTCAATGAAGGTGATGAGGGTCTGGGCCTCTGCCAGGACCACGACCATCCCCACAAACTCGCTGCAAGTATACGTGCAGAGGCAGCCATAAACACATGGGGCCCGCATTTATTCCCTTTGATAGATGACTCCGAGGTTAAACTAAAGGGTATACGGGACATGCCCCGTTACGAGAAGGGTGCAAGCCGTTCCAACTACTATGGAATCACCGGTGTTATCGATGTTCTGAGTTCAGTTAAGATAGACGAAGCCTCAGATAACAATTTAATCATCAGGTACCTTCACAACAACCCTGCATTCCAGTACAAGCTTGAAAAACTTGAAAAACCTGAATACGAAATAATAGTTGATTACAAGGGTATGAAGCGCCCTGCACTGGCCTCTCCTTCGTGGGATCATCATGACTGGCAGGTTTTAACCTACAGCTGGCTCCGGTCCATGCAGCCTGAATCCCAGCCTGTTCTCGTTGGAATGCTCTTCTACCTCAACGAACTCTCACTCTTCAAGGAAGACCTAAAGGAACTTAAAAAGGATGTTGAAGAGGGTAAAACAGACATAAAACCCTACGCAGATGACCTTGAGAACATACTGAAATGGAACATTCATCAAAAACCACCTTCACTCTCAGATTCCCTGAAAAAGCTCCGCTCAGTGCGAATCATACCTGTTGACTACGACAACCAGAGGAGATCCCTGACTGAATTCGACTCCGTTGTGGCAGATATTGAGGAGAGTGTAATATCCGAAGTCAATGGCCGTGGAATACAAGCTTCATGGAAGGCTAACCCTGAAAAACGTACCTGTGATGCCTGTGACTTCAGAACCTTCTGCAGGGAGAGTAAAACTGGTAAGGTTTTTCCCACGGTGCCGTGA
- a CDS encoding DUF6884 domain-containing protein: protein MSENTICVVPCGSKKIWDKEPETGPTMAKHVYIGSFAGKCREYAEKFYPESWCILSAKYGFLFPDDIVPEPYNVSFNNKKSNPISIDELKAADSTQKLYKYEDIVVLGGKNYTKMVNDIFTDKNIYNPLSKCKGMGFMMQELNEAIKKGVPL from the coding sequence ATGAGTGAGAACACGATTTGTGTAGTGCCCTGTGGAAGTAAAAAGATTTGGGATAAAGAACCAGAAACTGGACCAACAATGGCTAAACATGTTTACATTGGGTCCTTTGCAGGTAAATGTCGTGAATATGCTGAGAAGTTTTATCCAGAATCTTGGTGCATACTTTCAGCCAAGTATGGCTTTCTCTTTCCAGATGATATCGTACCTGAACCCTACAACGTGAGTTTCAACAACAAAAAATCCAATCCCATAAGTATTGATGAATTAAAGGCTGCTGATTCAACACAAAAACTCTATAAATATGAGGATATTGTTGTTTTAGGTGGTAAGAACTATACTAAGATGGTTAATGATATTTTTACAGATAAAAATATTTACAATCCACTCAGTAAATGTAAAGGAATGGGTTTCATGATGCAAGAGCTTAATGAAGCTATTAAAAAAGGTGTTCCTTTATAA
- a CDS encoding ABC transporter ATP-binding protein — protein MSNLMEFNDVWKTYKMGDEEINALAGLDLTLKKGSFTAVMGPSGSGKSTFLHIAGILDMPTRGTFRINGNDTGKLSVKEQARLRRNEIGFIFQRFNLMSQLTVLENVMLPMIKEDSRKAEKILDMMGLRGKHDKRPWQLSGGEQQRVAIARALINDPSIILADEPTGELDTRNSDSIMQILQDLNQKDGVSIVMVTHNPVSADFADEVIHMRDGDLVKRSK, from the coding sequence ATGAGTAATTTAATGGAATTCAATGATGTATGGAAGACGTATAAGATGGGTGATGAAGAGATAAACGCCCTTGCAGGATTGGATCTTACCCTGAAGAAGGGTTCCTTCACAGCGGTGATGGGGCCCTCTGGATCTGGAAAGTCAACCTTCCTCCACATAGCAGGGATACTTGACATGCCAACCAGGGGCACGTTCCGGATCAATGGGAATGATACAGGTAAATTATCTGTCAAAGAGCAGGCAAGACTTCGGAGGAATGAAATAGGGTTCATATTCCAGAGGTTCAATCTCATGTCCCAGCTCACAGTCCTTGAGAACGTTATGCTGCCCATGATAAAGGAGGACTCCAGAAAAGCTGAAAAAATTCTGGACATGATGGGATTAAGAGGAAAACATGATAAACGGCCGTGGCAACTTTCAGGAGGAGAACAACAGCGTGTAGCAATAGCCAGGGCCCTAATAAATGATCCGTCTATTATTCTGGCTGATGAACCAACAGGAGAACTTGATACCCGGAATTCAGATTCAATAATGCAGATACTTCAAGATCTGAATCAGAAGGATGGGGTAAGCATTGTTATGGTCACCCACAATCCAGTTTCAGCGGATTTTGCAGATGAAGTTATCCACATGCGCGATGGGGATCTTGTTAAAAGGAGTAAATAA
- a CDS encoding AAA family ATPase, with amino-acid sequence MIVENIILENWKKFRDPVEIQFQDGLNVIHGPNESGKTTLMESLRTILFSKHSSRSKNIKALIPFDSQLAPQAMVTFRNNGDRYKVTKRFIQPMSALEKWNSNGWERLSEGDAADRAVAGITGGELPRTGDTKPQFWGVSQCLWMVQGEPIIIDELNSETFSSLQRMIGASIESGEEKRILEVLNERFSEYYTATRKDRKKSPLLKLEESLKEEKEELQKSRDKLHRKDELMRNLEDNEFMKKKKTLRLNEAREELSDLQKTIEEARTHKEERERLVGEVENFNTRYNTLKEKINDITYISEEIDDLESKNDSLEKEKKLRKSELLKAESSIKQVKEEVEDIKSTIEDFSEEKTTARIAHSTVLRELQLEDKSSILKEMNGLKEELESKEEQYRSINAPSRSQLDEIERLKNSIRDTRTKLDAIGLNIRASGGLEGSIYLDGEKFTLDREDRSWNAYQSVRIELENGVFEIKSGNEDVKLLKSELEDMEIECASLTAPYNETELEPLRELLNTKKGLKIRIDQIKKDLAKKGGMDSLMMDVAELEAKIQLNWSKIPDDSPFKNCMDGNKNDLAKLLSEKINKIEEKEVFLKDNESKLQSNLKELQDQYNATDKYISQMENRVKSNEEFIEKYSERLRGLEEGGITVDSIEAQQNDISMKLERKERTLNIYQDEMEEKEEKPTKDYSNSENKVRRLEEDVKDLELSHVRMESDLNNLTQDFTDMNTLEESINEKEKTLEDMKNDAAAIELLYDLTMHYKENTIVSLTDPIKRLVTDDLEKILGPMYSLEFDNKLKPCSVTPEGREAEALLDALSFGTQEQIWCIFRLALGRLLSKEDRQLVVLDDPLVNTDPLRMHHALEVLEESARDMQVFVVTCDVDKYNSLSDATFISMENL; translated from the coding sequence ATGATCGTGGAAAATATAATCCTTGAGAACTGGAAGAAGTTCAGGGACCCTGTGGAGATCCAGTTCCAGGATGGTTTGAATGTTATACACGGCCCCAATGAAAGTGGTAAAACCACCCTCATGGAATCCCTGAGAACCATTCTCTTCTCCAAACACTCAAGCAGATCCAAAAACATCAAAGCACTCATCCCCTTCGATTCCCAGCTGGCACCTCAGGCCATGGTAACCTTTAGAAATAATGGGGACCGTTACAAGGTAACCAAAAGGTTCATCCAGCCAATGAGTGCCCTTGAGAAGTGGAACTCGAATGGTTGGGAGCGTTTATCTGAGGGGGATGCTGCAGACAGGGCTGTTGCAGGTATCACAGGTGGTGAGCTGCCTCGAACAGGTGATACCAAACCCCAGTTCTGGGGTGTAAGCCAGTGCCTCTGGATGGTTCAGGGAGAACCCATAATCATTGATGAACTCAACAGTGAAACCTTCTCATCCCTCCAGCGTATGATCGGTGCATCAATAGAGTCTGGGGAAGAAAAGAGAATTCTTGAAGTACTGAATGAAAGATTTTCAGAGTACTACACAGCAACAAGGAAGGATAGAAAAAAATCTCCCCTGTTAAAGTTAGAAGAATCCTTGAAAGAGGAAAAGGAAGAACTCCAAAAATCCAGGGATAAACTTCACAGAAAGGATGAGCTCATGCGTAACCTTGAAGACAACGAGTTCATGAAGAAAAAGAAGACCTTACGCTTAAATGAAGCACGTGAAGAACTTTCAGATCTTCAAAAAACCATTGAAGAAGCCCGAACTCATAAAGAAGAAAGGGAAAGGTTAGTTGGAGAAGTTGAAAATTTCAACACACGTTACAACACCCTGAAGGAAAAGATCAACGATATCACCTATATAAGTGAAGAGATAGATGATCTGGAATCTAAAAATGATTCCTTAGAAAAAGAGAAAAAATTACGAAAATCAGAGCTCTTGAAAGCTGAATCTAGTATAAAACAGGTTAAAGAAGAAGTTGAAGACATTAAATCAACCATAGAAGATTTTTCAGAGGAAAAAACAACAGCGAGGATAGCGCACAGTACAGTTTTGAGGGAGCTTCAGCTTGAGGATAAAAGTTCCATACTTAAGGAAATGAATGGACTTAAGGAGGAACTTGAATCCAAGGAGGAACAGTACAGATCCATCAATGCACCTTCAAGATCCCAGCTGGATGAAATTGAAAGACTGAAAAACAGTATAAGGGACACCAGGACCAAGCTGGATGCTATTGGCCTGAACATCCGTGCTTCAGGAGGATTAGAGGGTTCAATATACCTTGACGGGGAAAAATTCACATTAGACAGAGAAGATAGGAGCTGGAATGCCTATCAATCCGTTAGAATAGAACTGGAAAATGGTGTTTTTGAAATTAAAAGTGGGAATGAGGATGTTAAGCTCCTGAAATCTGAACTTGAGGATATGGAAATAGAATGTGCAAGTTTAACAGCACCCTACAATGAAACAGAATTGGAACCCTTGAGAGAACTTTTAAACACTAAAAAGGGTTTAAAAATTAGGATCGATCAAATCAAGAAGGATCTGGCTAAAAAAGGTGGTATGGATTCACTCATGATGGATGTTGCAGAACTCGAAGCTAAGATCCAACTTAACTGGAGTAAGATTCCAGATGATTCACCCTTCAAGAACTGCATGGATGGGAACAAAAATGATCTTGCGAAGTTACTATCAGAAAAGATAAATAAAATCGAAGAGAAGGAAGTCTTCCTTAAGGATAATGAGAGCAAACTTCAATCTAACCTGAAAGAGCTTCAAGATCAGTACAATGCAACTGACAAGTACATATCTCAGATGGAAAACAGGGTAAAAAGTAACGAAGAGTTCATTGAAAAATACAGTGAACGTTTAAGAGGTTTAGAGGAAGGTGGAATTACAGTTGATTCCATTGAAGCCCAGCAGAACGATATCTCCATGAAACTTGAGAGAAAGGAGAGAACACTAAATATCTATCAGGATGAAATGGAGGAGAAGGAAGAAAAACCCACAAAAGATTACAGTAACTCTGAAAACAAGGTAAGAAGACTGGAAGAGGATGTTAAGGATTTGGAACTTTCACATGTCCGTATGGAGTCTGACCTCAATAACCTCACCCAGGATTTCACCGACATGAACACCCTTGAGGAATCTATCAATGAGAAGGAGAAGACCCTTGAAGATATGAAAAATGATGCAGCTGCCATTGAACTTCTCTACGATCTGACCATGCACTACAAGGAAAACACCATCGTTTCCCTAACTGATCCAATAAAGAGACTTGTGACAGATGATCTTGAGAAGATATTAGGTCCCATGTACTCATTGGAGTTTGATAATAAGTTGAAACCATGTTCTGTAACACCTGAAGGTCGTGAAGCTGAGGCATTACTGGATGCACTTTCATTTGGTACCCAGGAACAGATATGGTGCATATTCAGACTTGCATTGGGAAGGCTTTTAAGTAAAGAGGATAGGCAGCTGGTGGTACTTGACGACCCCCTTGTGAACACAGATCCCTTAAGGATGCACCATGCCCTGGAGGTGCTTGAGGAAAGTGCCAGGGATATGCAGGTCTTCGTTGTTACCTGTGATGTTGACAAGTACAACTCACTCAGTGATGCAACCTTTATATCCATGGAAAATCTTTAG
- a CDS encoding ArsR/SmtB family transcription factor: protein MQKKFLWWLIVGTKGGKNRARIINELKERPYNIHQLAEKLELDYKTVQHHMGVLEESGVVTSSGEKYGKLYFLSDKMEENYGTFHEIWAQFQK, encoded by the coding sequence ATGCAAAAAAAGTTTCTATGGTGGTTGATTGTAGGTACCAAGGGTGGTAAAAACCGCGCCAGGATAATTAATGAACTGAAAGAAAGACCTTACAACATTCATCAGCTTGCAGAAAAACTTGAACTGGATTATAAAACAGTTCAACACCATATGGGAGTTCTGGAAGAGTCAGGTGTTGTTACATCAAGCGGGGAAAAATACGGGAAATTGTACTTCCTTTCTGATAAAATGGAAGAGAACTACGGTACATTCCATGAGATATGGGCTCAATTTCAGAAATAA
- a CDS encoding metallophosphoesterase family protein yields MVRFLHTADWHLGIKYSRLGGKADLAREIRMETVRRLLESGEDVDFILVAGDLFDGNEVDSSLIHETCQNLSGIGTPVYILPGNHDPLTRDSAYNNPVWDAAGNIHILKEAEPVNLPGDVTLYPCPVKQKQSKEDPTAWIEREDNKISIGLAHGNLQIPGFTDESNFPINPKRADTADLDYLALGEWHSLFQYEEKTLYPGTPETTKFGEKNSGNAVMVDLERGEKPLIKPARVGKLRWEQMESKINGLDDIKSLETSLENQENLVLNLKLRGVVGQDSFDYLENFKADDLFFFNLNMDDLYLKPNMLEFQAMIPEGSYVPKTFQALMALMKYHPKTQELSGISAEDAEAIFRDIRDMESVQNASPEVLKRASLMLYQMVKEVSQ; encoded by the coding sequence ATGGTGAGGTTTTTACACACTGCAGATTGGCATTTGGGAATTAAGTACTCCAGGTTAGGGGGTAAAGCTGACCTGGCACGTGAAATTCGGATGGAAACTGTTCGAAGGTTGTTGGAAAGTGGAGAGGATGTTGATTTTATACTGGTGGCTGGGGACTTATTCGATGGCAACGAAGTTGATTCCAGTTTGATCCATGAAACATGCCAGAATCTATCAGGTATTGGAACACCAGTTTACATACTGCCTGGAAACCATGACCCACTCACAAGGGATTCAGCCTACAACAACCCTGTGTGGGATGCAGCTGGTAACATCCACATATTAAAGGAGGCTGAACCCGTGAACCTTCCAGGTGATGTTACACTCTATCCATGTCCTGTGAAGCAGAAACAGTCCAAGGAGGATCCCACAGCATGGATAGAAAGGGAGGACAACAAGATCTCAATTGGACTTGCCCATGGAAACCTCCAGATACCAGGTTTCACAGATGAGTCTAACTTCCCAATCAATCCAAAGAGGGCTGATACTGCAGATCTTGATTACCTGGCACTTGGTGAATGGCATTCACTCTTCCAGTATGAAGAAAAAACCCTTTACCCGGGAACTCCTGAAACAACCAAATTTGGTGAGAAGAACAGTGGTAATGCAGTGATGGTTGACCTTGAGAGGGGTGAAAAACCATTGATAAAACCAGCACGTGTGGGTAAGCTCAGATGGGAGCAGATGGAATCAAAGATCAACGGTTTAGATGATATAAAAAGCCTTGAAACAAGTTTAGAGAACCAGGAAAATCTGGTTTTGAACCTTAAGTTGAGGGGTGTTGTTGGTCAGGATTCCTTCGATTACCTTGAAAACTTCAAAGCAGATGATCTGTTCTTTTTCAACCTCAACATGGATGATCTCTATTTGAAGCCGAACATGCTGGAGTTCCAGGCCATGATACCCGAGGGTTCCTACGTTCCAAAGACCTTCCAGGCTTTGATGGCCCTTATGAAGTATCATCCCAAGACACAGGAGCTTTCAGGCATATCAGCTGAGGATGCTGAAGCCATCTTCAGGGACATCAGGGATATGGAGAGTGTGCAGAACGCCAGTCCAGAAGTTCTTAAAAGAGCGTCTTTAATGCTTTATCAGATGGTTAAGGAGGTTTCACAATGA
- a CDS encoding ATP-dependent helicase, producing MISFPQFQKIVIENLKRDIRPDMNPDQHRAISAPENESQFIVAGPGSGKTTVMVLKILKFIYVDDVNPGSILATTFTRKAAAELRSRILSWGDIIRQELLSDNSDVEKSLRHLDFNQIVTGTLDSICEEVLKNHRDPGSPPPVVVEDFVARAMMMRVGLFTDERHHNEALREYLINIRGGKFGFNTAEMSKLLLEIKDRVYYDQVLWEEFKSRGDDPGIKVACQAIEDYIHEFEERMLFDFSLLEADFLDKLHEKKLESFLENLKLVLVDEYQDTNLLQEQIYFKLADAAACNGGSFTVVGDDDQSLYRFRGATVDLFTNFKERCREHLEVEPKLINLSKNYRSTCSIVDFCNEFAVLDEDFQGVRVEGKPPIEAARAGDFCDFPVLGMFRDDVETLSEDLSKFIHNAVYSDGFKFQCNGRDYEIRCDETEGSPTDVSILLSSPLEVNAFKKKRLPYYLREDLLSLNPSIPVFNPRGQNLERTWEASVLCGLLLECIDPDCEVQDSIEKLPKSAVHRFGSWRKTALEYVESNPEPLNPFSLGDFVDAWRSRTPKGRKTWKHDVSLLELAYKLVTWIPEMQDDVEGLVYLEAVTRTIAQTSFFTSFGGEIIFEEELEAKSIKELYWNVFTPLATGAIDVDENLLETLPDNRINIMSIHQSKGLEFPLVVVDVGSDFRTDHHKNAFKRFPVEGGKSCNLEDELRVSSPLESSRRKGEDRAFDDLIRHYFVAFSRPQDVLLLVGINPVKGGYDTKKEHREIPNVATGWTRDGSWHWPGLENIIHI from the coding sequence ATGATAAGCTTCCCCCAGTTCCAGAAAATAGTTATAGAAAACCTGAAAAGGGACATCCGTCCTGATATGAACCCTGATCAGCACAGGGCAATTTCAGCCCCTGAGAATGAATCTCAGTTCATAGTTGCAGGTCCTGGTAGTGGTAAAACCACTGTTATGGTTTTGAAGATCCTGAAGTTCATCTACGTGGATGATGTTAATCCTGGAAGCATACTTGCAACCACCTTCACACGTAAAGCTGCAGCAGAGCTTAGATCAAGGATCCTGAGCTGGGGTGATATCATCCGCCAGGAACTCCTTTCAGATAACAGTGATGTTGAAAAGAGTCTCAGGCATCTGGACTTCAACCAGATCGTGACTGGAACCCTTGACAGTATCTGTGAGGAGGTTTTGAAGAATCACAGGGATCCTGGTTCTCCACCACCCGTGGTTGTTGAGGACTTCGTTGCAAGGGCCATGATGATGAGGGTGGGACTCTTCACAGATGAGAGGCACCATAATGAAGCATTAAGGGAATACCTCATCAACATCAGGGGCGGTAAGTTCGGTTTCAACACCGCTGAGATGAGTAAACTCCTCCTTGAAATCAAGGACAGGGTTTACTATGACCAGGTCCTCTGGGAAGAGTTCAAAAGCAGAGGGGACGATCCTGGAATCAAGGTGGCTTGTCAGGCCATTGAAGATTACATCCATGAATTTGAGGAGAGAATGCTCTTTGATTTCTCACTCCTTGAAGCTGATTTCCTGGACAAACTCCATGAAAAGAAACTTGAGAGCTTCCTTGAAAACCTGAAGCTCGTACTGGTGGATGAGTACCAGGACACCAACCTTCTGCAGGAGCAGATATACTTCAAACTCGCAGATGCTGCGGCCTGCAACGGAGGAAGTTTCACAGTTGTTGGAGATGACGACCAGTCCCTATACCGTTTCAGGGGAGCCACAGTGGATCTCTTCACCAACTTCAAGGAAAGATGCCGGGAACATCTTGAAGTTGAACCCAAACTCATAAATCTCTCCAAGAACTACCGTTCAACCTGTTCCATTGTTGATTTCTGCAATGAGTTTGCTGTTCTGGATGAGGATTTTCAGGGTGTTCGTGTTGAGGGTAAACCTCCAATAGAAGCTGCAAGAGCTGGGGATTTCTGTGACTTCCCAGTGCTGGGCATGTTCAGGGATGATGTGGAAACACTCTCAGAGGATCTCTCAAAATTCATACACAATGCTGTTTACAGTGACGGCTTCAAATTCCAGTGCAATGGAAGGGACTATGAGATAAGATGTGATGAAACTGAGGGTTCTCCAACTGATGTTTCCATTCTTTTGAGTTCTCCCCTTGAAGTGAATGCCTTTAAAAAGAAACGGTTACCCTACTACCTCCGGGAGGATTTGTTGAGTTTAAATCCAAGTATTCCAGTCTTCAACCCCAGGGGTCAGAATCTGGAGCGCACCTGGGAGGCCAGCGTACTATGTGGCCTGTTACTGGAATGTATTGACCCTGACTGTGAAGTTCAGGATTCCATTGAGAAACTTCCAAAATCAGCAGTTCACAGGTTCGGTTCATGGAGGAAAACAGCGTTGGAGTATGTTGAATCCAATCCTGAGCCTTTGAATCCATTTTCACTTGGGGATTTCGTGGATGCCTGGAGGTCAAGAACCCCTAAAGGACGTAAAACCTGGAAGCATGATGTTTCACTTCTGGAGCTTGCCTACAAGCTCGTGACCTGGATACCCGAGATGCAGGATGATGTTGAGGGACTGGTTTACCTGGAGGCTGTTACACGTACCATAGCCCAGACATCCTTCTTCACAAGCTTCGGTGGTGAGATCATATTTGAGGAAGAACTGGAAGCAAAGTCCATTAAGGAGCTTTACTGGAATGTTTTCACCCCCCTTGCAACTGGTGCTATTGATGTGGATGAGAACCTCCTTGAAACACTGCCTGATAACAGGATCAACATCATGTCCATACATCAGTCCAAGGGCTTGGAGTTCCCACTTGTGGTGGTTGATGTAGGTTCAGACTTCAGAACTGACCATCACAAGAACGCCTTCAAACGATTCCCTGTTGAGGGTGGTAAATCCTGCAACCTTGAGGATGAACTGCGTGTTTCCTCACCCCTTGAAAGCTCCAGAAGAAAAGGTGAGGACAGGGCATTTGATGATCTCATAAGACATTACTTCGTTGCATTCAGCCGACCCCAGGATGTGCTTCTCCTTGTGGGGATAAACCCTGTCAAGGGAGGCTACGATACCAAGAAGGAACACAGGGAAATACCAAACGTGGCCACAGGCTGGACCAGAGACGGATCATGGCACTGGCCAGGCCTTGAAAACATCATACACATATAA